GGAAGCGCCGACATATTCGATCAGACGCTTGGAGACGTCCTTGTAGTTCAGCGTCAGCGCGATGTCGTCGCTGGCGGCGGGCACGGTGTTGTCGAACGCCATTTCGATATCGAACGACAAGGTCTGTCGCACGCGGCGCTCCCAGTCGTAGATGCCGATGACGGCTTCGATGCGCAGATCTTCGATGAAAACGATGTCCATCGCTAAAGGGTCCGCGATGACGCGCCGGCGATCAAGCCGCCGGCG
This window of the Dyella sp. A6 genome carries:
- the folB gene encoding dihydroneopterin aldolase; this translates as MDIVFIEDLRIEAVIGIYDWERRVRQTLSFDIEMAFDNTVPAASDDIALTLNYKDVSKRLIEYVGASSFGLVETLAERCAAIVRDEFGVAWVRLKLSKPGAVRGAKAVGVRIERGTRPA